The nucleotide window TAGCAAATCCCTCGCCATATTTTTTAAGCCAAACTGTACCTCCAAAAGAGGTACTTACCCCCTCTGTAAATCCGGAAAAATATCCGCCTGTAGAATTTAAGCCGGCGCGATTTGTAACATCACATAGAAAAGAATAATAGACTGTGCCTGTTGTTTGCTGAGTAAATAATTTAGCGGCATCAATACCGGCGCCGTCAAAAGAAATTTTATTTCCGCTTGGTGCACCAAAGCCCGGGAAAGACAAATTTCCTGAAGTAATCAGAAAACTATCTCCCGTGTTTAGTCTTGTCCAACCGCTTTGTGTGCTGAGTGATTGCCCGGCTGTGTAATCTATACCATCATAATGCGGTAACGTTACCTGGCTGAATACTGTATTAACATAAATCAGAGCAATCGTTAAAAAGATTTTCTTAATGCATTTCATATTCCCTCGCTGAAATAGAATAAGTCTAAAATTTATAATTAAATAAAATCTTACCCGTTGTTTAATTAATTAACGTAACAAAACCATCTTTTTATTTTCCACAAAGTCTCCCGTCTGCAGCCGATAATAATAAACTCCGCTGGAAAGATTATCGGCATTAAACTCTACTTCATAAGTGCCCGGCTGCTGCTGTTTCGTTTACAAGCGCTGCAACTTCATTGCCTAAAACATCAAAAACTTTTTAGCCTATGTCCCCAACCCTCTCCAAGGAGAGGGGAGCTGTAGGGATTGTGTAACGAATCATTGTTGTTGGGTTAAATGGATTGGGATAATTCTGCTCTAATGTAAATGCATCTGGTTTAATAAATGAAACTTCTACCGTTTTGGAATATTCAAACTTTCCATCATTATCAATTTGTTTTAGTCTGTAGAGATAACTTCCGGCAGAAACATTATTATCAATAAAAGAATAATTTTTTGGCGAATTAGAATTTCCATTACCATTAGCAAAACCAATCTTTTCCCAAACATTATTTCAACTTCCCCTCTGGAGAGGGGATTGAGGGGGTGTGTTTCGTTCTATCTCAAAACCATAATTATTCACCTCCGTTGCCGTCTGCCAATTGAGAATTATGTTTTCATTATTTACTAATCCTGAAAAAGAAGTTAACTCGACCGGAAGGAAATTTCAATTTGATTAGAGTATTCGAAATTGTCCAAAAATATATTTGCAACATTTCCAGCACTTTTTTCACCATAAAACATCCAAGAATCAATATTCATTAAAACTGGTAATGATGACGTGCTACCCTCATCCAAAATCAATGAACCGTTTACCCACAAATCAATTTTGTCTGAACCAACATTTTCAGAAGAGCCGTAAGTATAATTAATGCTTGCGTTAGAATTATTTCCAACAATTTCAACGAGGTAGTCACTCCCTTGGCTAAATGGATTGCTTGCTAAGCTTACCCATGTGCTGTTATTAAGAACACTTGTTGTAATTGTTCCAGAAAGATTAAATACCCACCTTAAACCTAGAAAAGTTTGTGCAGCCGAAAAACCGCTTCCATCTGAATATCGGTCTCCATCGCCAACAAAAAGATACCAATTCCCAGAACTCGCCCCTATTGCCGATCCGTCGCTTGCACCAAATCGAATATTAAATATTAATGTGAAAGCTTGAGCAGGCAAGTAATCATAAATTGAAAATTTATTTACAGAACCTGCTGTTGGTGCGACAATTCTTAAATAGGAAAGTTCACCAAATGAAATAACTTGATTTTCTAGATTAAAACTCCCGCCGCCGCCTAAACTCATACGAATAAAATCTTCACCACCGTTAGTTGTTGGTTGCGGTAGAAATGTTGTACTTGTGGTATTATCGGTATTGTATGTGCCCTCAGAAGTACCAAACTCATATAACCAAGGTTGAGCTAATGATGATGAAAAAAGTATTAAAACTACGACACTAATTTTTTTTATCACAATTCCCTCCGGGAATAATTTATTGAAATAGTTAATTATCAGTCAGAAAACTTACTGCTGTCTATATGATAATTTTTATTTTTCCAATAGATTTTCTGACACATTATCAAACCGTGAACAAAACTAAAAAAATATCTATCAAATGTCCAATTAATTTTTCAATAATTTTAAAATAAAAAAGTCCCGCCAACAAAGCGGGACTTTTTATAAAGGAGCTAATCTATGGGGAAAATTATTTAATCAAAAGCATTTTATGTGTAGCAGTAAAGCTGCCGGTTTGCAGTTTATAAAAATAAACACCGCTGCTAAGTCCGCTTGCATCAAAAGAAACATTATAAAATCCTTCTGCCTGCTCGCTGTTAACAAGTTCCGCCACTTCTTTACCTAAAATATTAAATACCTTAAGGCTAACAAACTGTTTTGCCGGTATGGAATATTTTATAGTAGTGGAGGGGTTAAAAGGATTAGGATAATTCTGGCTTAAAGAAAATTCAATAGGAGCAGTTACATCCACCTCAATAATTTTTGAATATTCAAAAGCGCCGTCGTTATCAATTTGTTTTAATCTATAAGAAAACTTTTGTGCGCCGTTTATTGCATTATCAACAAAAGAATACTGCTTTGGTGAATTGCTGTTGCCGTAGCCTTCTATAAACCCAAGACTTTCCCATTCAGCATTGCTTAATTCTGATTGCAGTTTCTGAACTTCAAATCCGTAGTTATTTACTTCGGTAGCAGTCTCCCAATTAAGGTGAACTGCATTGCTGATAATAACCGCAGAGAAGGAAGTCAGTTCGACAGGTAGAGGTGGAACAGTAATTAAATCAGTTCCAAAATAAAAATCAGAGTTGTTATTGTCGGAATCCCAACCACTGCCGTCAACTACGCCATAAGTATTATTGCCGTTATTATCTTTTCTTCGGATACTCGAAGTAGCGTTAGCAGGTCCGGCAGCAGGACCAAATCCTTCAAACATTGTTGCAGTGGTACCGTAGCCAACAAAATCAATAACACTTGCATTTGGTAAAGCAAAGTCACCTACTAAAGCGGTTTGATTATTTACAAGTGCAACTTTGCCGCTGCTGTTTCCCAAACCAATAATTGTGGTTGAGTCATTCGGGAAAATCGGAAGTGGAATTCCATTTGGTCCGGCAGAAGCAAACCTAACCAAATAGTATGACTGAGCTCCGATAGTCTGGGTAAGATTAACTTTGGACCAACTGCCAGTTGTAAGAGTAGCGGTGTGATATTGCAGAGACCATGTAGATAAATCAACGGGCAATGCAGTCGGGTTGTAAAAAACAATATAATCATTAAGATAAGTAGCCCCAGGGTTACCGCCGCCGCCGTAAATTTCTGCAATTACAACTTGATTGGCTAAGAAGTTACTATTAAGGGGCGGGTTAGCAATAATATTTGGTTCAGTATAAACATCGCTTACATTATTGTTTGCATCCCAGCCGCTTCCATTAGTTAAACCGTAAGTATTATTCCCGTTGTTATCTTTTCGTCTTATACTACTTTGATTTCCAACAGCGGCTGTTGCAGCTCCGGAACCTTCATAACCATTAGTTGTCAAACCCCATCCTACAAAATCCACGATATCAGTACTGGTTGTTACAGGATTGGCGCCTGTTAATCCGGTTTGAGTTCTGACAATTGCAAGTTTTCCTCTGTTTTGTCGGATATTCGTAGCCCCAATTAAGTTTGGAGTGGGCAGGGGATTTCCAACACCGCCGCTTGAAAATAACTGAATAAGATAATAGGTATGCGGAGCAACAGTGCCGTTTAGATTTAGCACACTCCACGTTGTATTGGTAGCATTGGCATATTGAAGAGACCATGTGGAAATGTCCTGTCCAGAGTTTGAAGGATTATAAAGTACCACATAGTCATTCATGTAAGCAGCGCCAGATAACCCACCGGAACCATAAACTTCGGCAATAACCAAATGGTTAGCAAAGGAAGTAGAAGCTAAAGGATAGTTGGGAATCAGGTTTAAACTGCCCTGAACAAAAAAATCATTTGCATTAACACCAGAATCCCACCCACTGCCATTACTGCCATAGGTATTATTTCCGGAATTATCTTTTCTTCGAATACTCGTAACATCAGATCCGGCTGGTGCAGGGCTGCCGCCTTCTGATTCGTTAGCGGTGCCATAGCCGACAAAGTCAATTACATCGGGATCAGCGAGACCTGTTATTGCAGTAGTGTTGCTTACAAAGGCAACCTTTCCACCCAAAGGGGAAATAAAAAATGAACCGGTAACGTCAGGATGAAAAGGTAACGGAACTCCATCACCAAAACTACCGGCTGCTTCCTGAATCATATAATATGAACCGGCAGGAATACTGCCTGTCAGGTTCGTAACCGAATAAGTACCGCCAGTAGCTGAAGCAAACTGAACAGACATACCAGAAAGATTTACACTTGCGCCAGTAGGGTTGTAGAGAATAATATAGTCATTTAAATATGGAGCGCCGGCATTTCCACCCCCTCCAAAAACTTCAGCAACAACAACGTGTGTTGCCACTTGAGCAAAAGCCAGGTTTACGAGCAGAAATGAAACGAGTAGTAAACATATTTTTTTCATAATAACCTCTTAAAAGTAATTTCCAATTTTATAAAAAATATACAATTTTATTATATCTACAGATTTATTTTAATCTAATAGTTAAACTCATCTAAATTTAATGATTATCCATCTCAATGTCCAATTAATAATGAATTTATTTTAAGAAATATTTTTTGATTAGCAATAAGTAATTTCAAGTTTTTTTTGTTAAATAGAATTTCTAAATAATCAAGAATTAAACCTAAATTAATTTATAGAAATTTTAAGAATATTCTGCAGATGAATTCAGATTTAGGTTAATTTTTCCTTTTTGTGGGATAATTTTACATCATTTATTGGCTAAATACTGAACTAACATTATGAGCAAAACAATAATTATAACAGGCGCCACAGGCTTAATTGGTAAAAAACTTACTAAGGCATTGCATGATAGAAATGATAAAGTAATTATCTTTAGCAGAGATATTAGAAAGGCTAAATCTCTTTTCCCTAACATAAAGGAATTTATTGAATGGGATTATCATAAACCTGAGAAATGGAAATCTAAACTTGAAAACGTTGATACTGTTGTTCATCTTGCTGGAGTAAATTTATTTTCAAAAAGATGGAATGACGAATTTAAAAAATCTATAATCGAATCTCGCCAGGTAAGTACAAAAAACCTTGTTGATGCTATAAAATCCTGTAGTAAAAAACCTAATGTCTTTATTTCTGCTTCCGGCATTGGATATTATGGAGATTGTGGGGATAATGTCTTAGCTGAAGATTATCCAAATGGAAAAGATTTTCTTGCAGAAGTTTGTAAAATATGGGAAAGTGAATCAGCTAAAGTTGAAACGGCAAATGTAAGAAGTGTACAAATCAGAACTGGATTAGTTTTAAGTCCAGAAGATGGGGCATTAAAACAAATGCTTCCTTCATTTAAGTTTTTTATTGGTGGTCCACTCGGTAATGGCAAACAATGGGCATCCTGGCTGCATATTGATGATATTGTTGGGATATATTTACACGCAATAGATAATAAAAATCTATCAGGTGCTGTTAATGCTGCATCTCCCAATCCAGTTAGGATGAAAGAGTTTGCTAAAAGATTAGGGGATGTTTTAAAACGCCCTTCACTATTTCCTGTTCCCAAACTTGTTTTGAAGTTAGTTGTTGGAGAAGCATCTGAAGTAGTAACTGCAAGCCAAAGAGTAATTCCAGATAAACTATTAAACAGTGGTTATCAATTTAAGTTTACAAATTTGGAAGATGCAATGAGAGACTTGCTAAAATAAAAAAGAGACTGTAACAAAAGTTTCATTTTGTCAGTCTGAGCCTGTCGAAGACTGACCCTTTACAAAAACTGTCACACTTCGACAAGCTCAGTGTGACAGGGAAATTTACTTTTGACACAGCCTCTTCAATTCATAAGAATGATCACTATTAATATCTATAGTAATCAGGTTTAAATGGTCCTTCTACAGTTACACCAATATACTTAGCTTGTTCTGGAGTAAGAGAATCAAGCTCAACACCAATTTTCTTTAAATGTAATCTTGCTACTTTTTCATCAAGATGTTTGGGCAAAGTATAAACTTTGTTTTCATATCTTTCCGGATGATTCCAAAGTTCTAACTGAGCAAGTGTTTGATTTGTAAATGAGTTTGACATTACAAATGATGGATGACCGGTTGCACAACCAAGATTAACCAATCTTCCTTCTGCAAGCACAATTATATCTTTTCCATCAATTGTGTATTTATCAACCTGCGGTTTTATTGTGATTTTCGTTTTACCGTAATTTTTGTTTAACCAAGCCATATCAATTTCAGTATCAAAATGTCCGATGTTACAAACAACTGTTTTATCTTTTAAAGATTTAAAATGTCTGTCAGTTACTATATTCATATTTCCTGTGCACGTAACCACAATATCAGCTTCTTTAACTGCATCATCCATTTTCTTTACTTCATAACCTTCCATCGCAGCTTGCAATGCACAGATTGGATCAATCTCTGTTACGATAACTCGAACGTGTGCATTTTTTAATGATTCCGCTGAACCTTTTCCAACATCACCAAATCCAGCAACTACAGCAACTTTACCAGCAAGCATAAGATCTGTTGCTCTGCGGATTGCATCAACTAATGATTCTCTGCATCCATATTTATTATCAAATTTAGATTTTGTAACTGAATCATTTACGTTAATTGCAGGAATCGGAAGGGTTCCTTTTTCCATTCTTTCATATAAACGATGAACACCTGTTGTGGTTTCTTCAGATAATCCTTTTATACCTTTTGCTAATTCAGGATAAACATCCAAAACCATATTTGTTAAATCGCCGCCGTCATCAAGAATCATATTTAATGGTTTTGTTTCATCACCAAAAAATAAAGTCTGTTCAATGCACCAATTAAATTCTTCTTCATTCATACCCTTCCATGCAAAAACTGGAACGCCAGCAGCGGCAATTGCTGCAGCAGCATGATCTTGTGTGGAAAAAATATTACAGGAAGACCATCTCACATCTGCACCAAGCTCAACTAAAGTTTCAATCAACACAGCAGTTTGGATTGTCATGTGAAGGCAACCAGCAATACGAGCGCCTTTAAGTGGGTTCTTTCCTTTGAACTCTTCTCTCAATGCCATCAAACCAGGCATTTCGACTTCTGCTAATTCAATTTCTTTTCTTCCCCATTCAGCTAATTTAATATCTTTAACTTTATACGGAAGTGTTAAGTCAATTTTTTTATCGAGTGTTACACTCATTATTATATCCTTTTAATGTTTTTATAACTCACTTTTACTCACCAATTACTAAACACAATTACTTTACCAAAAAGTTCAATAATGGATTAATTATTTTTTTGCATACTTCTTAAACACAGAAACAAGATCAAGAGCTTCCCAGGTAAATTCTTTTTCACTTCTACCAAAATGACCATAAGCAGATGTTGCTTGATAAATTGGTCTTCTTAATTTTAATCGTGAAATAATTCCTTTGGGAGTAAGATCCACCTCTTTCTGGATCATCTTAGAAATTTCAGAATCAGAAATTACTCCAGTTCCTTTTGTATCAACAAAAACAGAAATTGGTTCTGCTACGCCGATAGCATAAGAAACCTGAACCAAACATTCTTTAGCAAGTTTAGCAGCAACAACATTTTTTGCAATATGTCTTGCAGCGTAAGTTGCACTTCTATCCACTTTACTTGGATCTTTACCAGAAAATGCGCCGCCGCCGTGTGGCGCCCAACCACCGTAAGTATCAACAATAATTTTTCTGCCCGTTAAACCGCTGTCTCCGTGTGGTCCGCCAATTTCAAATCTACCTGTTGGATTGACAAAATATTTTGTTTTGCTATCAAGATATTTTGATGGGATAACTTTTTTAATAACATTTTGAATTACATCAGTTTTAATTTTACTTTGCTTTGCATCTCCATCATGCTGAGTAGAAATAACAACAGCATCAACTCTTAATGGTTTTCCGTTGTCATCGTATTCAATTGTAACCTGTGATTTTGCATCGGGACGAAGATAAGGCATTAATTTTGGATTTTTCTTTCTGATATCAGCAAGTTTTTTTACAAGTTTATGAGCAAACATAATAGGCATCGGCATTAGCTCCGGTGTTTGATCGCATGCATAACCAAACATAATTCCCTGATCGCCTGCACCGCCGGTATCAACGCCCATCGCAATATCCGGTGATTGTGAATGAATTGCATTTAACACTGAGCAGGATTCCGAATCAAATTTATAATCAGCTTTAGTATATCCAATCCTTTTTACGGTTTCTCTTACTACGGCAGGAACATCAATGTAAGTTTTTGTTGTAATTTCACCACCGACTAAAACTAATCCTGTTGTAACAAATGTTTCGCAAGCAACTCTGGCTTCCGGATCCTTTGCATAAATTGCATCTAATATTCCATCGGATATCGCATCACTAACTTTATCCGGATGACCTTCAGAAACTGATTCTGATGTGAAGAAAAATGACATCTTTTAATATTCCTTTAATGATTTTTTAATTTGCTATGCTTGATTTTTGAGTGCCAAATTTAACTAATCCCCTCATGAGATACAAAATAACTTTAGCAGGATTTAGCTATCTTTTGAATACTATTTAATGAACTCTTGAGATTAAAATGAAAACAAAAATCACAGAACTACTACACATTAATTATCCAATAATTCAAGCTGGAATGGTTTGGGTATCAGGTTGGAAATTAGCTTCTGCAGTTTCTAACTGCGGAGGTTTAGGATTGATTGGCGCAGGTTCGATGAAACCTGAGCTATTAAACGAACATATTCAGCAATGCAAAGCAGCAACGGGCAATCCATTTGGAGTTAACATTCCTTTATTAAGAAAAGATGCTGATGAACTTGTAAAAGTCGGTTTAGATAATGGTGTAA belongs to Ignavibacteriales bacterium and includes:
- a CDS encoding lamin tail domain-containing protein; its protein translation is MKKICLLLVSFLLVNLAFAQVATHVVVAEVFGGGGNAGAPYLNDYIILYNPTGASVNLSGMSVQFASATGGTYSVTNLTGSIPAGSYYMIQEAAGSFGDGVPLPFHPDVTGSFFISPLGGKVAFVSNTTAITGLADPDVIDFVGYGTANESEGGSPAPAGSDVTSIRRKDNSGNNTYGSNGSGWDSGVNANDFFVQGSLNLIPNYPLASTSFANHLVIAEVYGSGGLSGAAYMNDYVVLYNPSNSGQDISTWSLQYANATNTTWSVLNLNGTVAPHTYYLIQLFSSGGVGNPLPTPNLIGATNIRQNRGKLAIVRTQTGLTGANPVTTSTDIVDFVGWGLTTNGYEGSGAATAAVGNQSSIRRKDNNGNNTYGLTNGSGWDANNNVSDVYTEPNIIANPPLNSNFLANQVVIAEIYGGGGNPGATYLNDYIVFYNPTALPVDLSTWSLQYHTATLTTGSWSKVNLTQTIGAQSYYLVRFASAGPNGIPLPIFPNDSTTIIGLGNSSGKVALVNNQTALVGDFALPNASVIDFVGYGTTATMFEGFGPAAGPANATSSIRRKDNNGNNTYGVVDGSGWDSDNNNSDFYFGTDLITVPPLPVELTSFSAVIISNAVHLNWETATEVNNYGFEVQKLQSELSNAEWESLGFIEGYGNSNSPKQYSFVDNAINGAQKFSYRLKQIDNDGAFEYSKIIEVDVTAPIEFSLSQNYPNPFNPSTTIKYSIPAKQFVSLKVFNILGKEVAELVNSEQAEGFYNVSFDASGLSSGVYFYKLQTGSFTATHKMLLIK
- a CDS encoding TIGR01777 family protein — encoded protein: MSKTIIITGATGLIGKKLTKALHDRNDKVIIFSRDIRKAKSLFPNIKEFIEWDYHKPEKWKSKLENVDTVVHLAGVNLFSKRWNDEFKKSIIESRQVSTKNLVDAIKSCSKKPNVFISASGIGYYGDCGDNVLAEDYPNGKDFLAEVCKIWESESAKVETANVRSVQIRTGLVLSPEDGALKQMLPSFKFFIGGPLGNGKQWASWLHIDDIVGIYLHAIDNKNLSGAVNAASPNPVRMKEFAKRLGDVLKRPSLFPVPKLVLKLVVGEASEVVTASQRVIPDKLLNSGYQFKFTNLEDAMRDLLK
- a CDS encoding adenosylhomocysteinase yields the protein MSVTLDKKIDLTLPYKVKDIKLAEWGRKEIELAEVEMPGLMALREEFKGKNPLKGARIAGCLHMTIQTAVLIETLVELGADVRWSSCNIFSTQDHAAAAIAAAGVPVFAWKGMNEEEFNWCIEQTLFFGDETKPLNMILDDGGDLTNMVLDVYPELAKGIKGLSEETTTGVHRLYERMEKGTLPIPAINVNDSVTKSKFDNKYGCRESLVDAIRRATDLMLAGKVAVVAGFGDVGKGSAESLKNAHVRVIVTEIDPICALQAAMEGYEVKKMDDAVKEADIVVTCTGNMNIVTDRHFKSLKDKTVVCNIGHFDTEIDMAWLNKNYGKTKITIKPQVDKYTIDGKDIIVLAEGRLVNLGCATGHPSFVMSNSFTNQTLAQLELWNHPERYENKVYTLPKHLDEKVARLHLKKIGVELDSLTPEQAKYIGVTVEGPFKPDYYRY
- a CDS encoding methionine adenosyltransferase; the protein is MSFFFTSESVSEGHPDKVSDAISDGILDAIYAKDPEARVACETFVTTGLVLVGGEITTKTYIDVPAVVRETVKRIGYTKADYKFDSESCSVLNAIHSQSPDIAMGVDTGGAGDQGIMFGYACDQTPELMPMPIMFAHKLVKKLADIRKKNPKLMPYLRPDAKSQVTIEYDDNGKPLRVDAVVISTQHDGDAKQSKIKTDVIQNVIKKVIPSKYLDSKTKYFVNPTGRFEIGGPHGDSGLTGRKIIVDTYGGWAPHGGGAFSGKDPSKVDRSATYAARHIAKNVVAAKLAKECLVQVSYAIGVAEPISVFVDTKGTGVISDSEISKMIQKEVDLTPKGIISRLKLRRPIYQATSAYGHFGRSEKEFTWEALDLVSVFKKYAKK